The genomic region ACACGGCCTATCCTGGCCTGAATCTGGCCCCGGACGGCGCCCATGCCAGTGTTCAGCTGGACATTCCCGCCACCGCCGGCCTGGATTGGGTGCATCAGTTCAATGATCGTTTCACCATGGGCGCAAGCGTGACCTGGACCGAATGGTCATCGTTCAAGGACCTGACGCTCGATTCCGGAGACATGCGCATTGTCTCCATTCCCTACAACTACAAGAACACCTGGATGTACTCCCTCGGCGGTGATTACCGGGCGACCGATGAGCTGACCCTGCGTGCAGGTGTCGCGATTGACCAGACACCGACGCGCAACTCCACCCGCGATCCACGGATCCCGGACGGTGACCGCACGTTCCTTTCCCTGGGGGCTGGCTACGACGTGAAAGCGGTCAAGGGCTTGAGCCTGGATGTGGCCTATTCCCACCAGTTTGTGCAGAAGGTCAATCTCAAGACCAAGAACGTCGATCGCCTGGGCGGCGCGAGCCTGGATGGCAAGGCCGAGTCTTCAGGGGACGTGGTGAGTGTGTCGGCGACCTATGCGTTCTAACGAGGCATAGGGAGGAGGGTGGCAAGCGCATCTTGCTGCCTTCCCCAGATTCGTCCCGCAACAGTGCTGTGATTGATCTGACAGGTGAACGAACAGGCTGATTTAGTCAGCCGTTTTTTTCGCCTAGAGATTAAATAAAAATTTCAAAACAAAATTTGAATTTAGTCTTTCAAGTTTGTAGTGTGGCTTTACGCCGCAGCTCATTTCGACCTGCCTGTGTTTTGGCCACACCCGAATAAAGTAGAGGTATCCCCATGCTTATCTGGTTATTGGTGGGTTTCGCCGCAGCGATTGCCCTGGCGTATCGACAAGCCGCCGCCACCCTGTGGCTCGGAGCTGGGCTAATCTGGCTGGCGGTTGGCTACCTGTTCAATGCAGTGGCCGGCCTGGGCACTGCTGTTGCAGCCGTGCTGGTGGTGTTGCCGGCCTTGCTGTTGTCGATCAAGCCCCTGCGCCGCGCCCTGCTGACCAGCAGGGCACTGGGCCTGTTTCGTACAATCATGCCGGCGATGTCTGATACAGAGCGTGCGGCCATCGAGTCGGGCACTGTGTGGTGGGATGCCGAGCTGTTCAGCGGCAAGCCCAACTGGCAACGCCTGCTGCAAGCCGCCCCGGCCAGCCTGAGTGCCGAGGAGCAAGCCTTCCTCGACAACGAGGTGGAAAACCTGTGCGACATTGCCAATGACTGGGAAACCACCCAGGTCTGGCAAGACATGTCCCCTGAATGCTGGCAGTACACCAAGGATGCCGGGTTCCTTGGCATGATCATCCCCAAGCAGTACGGCGGTAAAGGTTTCTCCCACTACGCCCACTCCCAGGTGGTGATGAAGCTGTCGACCCGCTGCTCGGCGGCGGCGATTTCGGTAATGGTGCCCAACTCCCTGGGCCCGGCCGAGCTGTTGCTGCATTACGGCACCGACGCCCAGCGCAATTACTACCTGCCGCGCCTGGCCCGGGGCGAAGACATCCCGTGTTTTGCCCTCACCAGCCCGTATGCCGGCTCCGATGCGGGCGCGATCCCAGACCTGGGCATCGTCTGCAAAGGCTCGCACGAAGGCGAGCAAGTGCTGGGTTTCAAAGTGACCTGGGACAAGCGCTACATCACCCTCGGCCCGATTGCCACGGTGCTGGGCCTGGCGTTCCGCGCCGAAGACCCGGACGGCCTGCTCGGCGCGCCCGGTTCACTGGGCATTACCTGCGCGCTGATCCCCACGTCCCACCCAGGTGTGAACAGCGGTCGCCGCCACTGGCCGTTGAACGCGGTGTTCCAGAACGGTCCTACCACCGGCAAGGATGTTTTCATTCCGTTGGAATGGGTGATCGGCGGTCGCGAGCAAATTGGCAACGGCTGGCGCATGTTGATGGAATGCCTGGCGGCGGGACGGGCGATTTCCCTGCCATCGGCTAACGTCGGCCTGGGTAAAGTCGCGGTGCGTGGTACCACCGCCTATGCGGCGATGCGCAAGCAGTTCGGCTTGCCCATCGGCAAGTTCGAAGGGGTGCAGGCACCGTTGGCGCGCATGGCCGGGCATTTGTATGCCTGCGATGCGGTGCGCAAGGTGTCGGTGGCGTCCCTGGACGCCGGCGAGAAACCGTCGGTAATCTCGGCCATCGCCAAGTACCACGTCACTGAGCGTGCGCGGATCATCGTCAACGACGGTATGGATATCGTCGCCGGCAAAGGCATCTGCATGGGGCCCAATAACTTCCTTGCCCGTGCCTACCAGCAAAGCCCCATCGCCATTACAGTGGAAGGTGCAAACATCATGACCCGCTGCCTGATCATCTTTGGCCAGGGTCTGATTCGTTGCCATCCTTATGTGTTCCGCGAGATGGAAGCGGCGCGCAACCCGGATCGGCGCAAGGCGCTGGAAGACTTCGACAGCGCGATGTTCGGCCATGTGAGTTTTGTACTGGCCAACACGGTGCGCGCAGCGGTGCATGCCCTGACCGGCGGGCGGCTGATTTCGGCACCGGCCAAGACCGACCCGGCGCTGGCGTCCTACTACCGTCAGGCCAATCGGCTGTCGGTGGTGCTGGCGTTGATCTCGGACATTTCCATGGGCGTGTTGGGCGGTGCCCTCAAGCGTAAGGAAAGTATCACCGGGCGCCTGGGAGATATCCTCTCGCAGCTGTACATCCTGTCCTGCGTGCTCAAGCGTTTCGAGGACGATGGCCAGCCCCAGGCCGACTTGCCGCTGGTGCATTGGGCGGCCCAGGATGCATTGCTGCGCGCCCATGAAGCCTTGGCCGAAGTGCTCGATAACTACCCTTCAAAACCCGCTGCGGCGGTGATGCGGGGCTTGAGTTTCCCGTTGGGCATTCCACTGCGCAAACCCTCGGATCGGCTGTTGGCCCAGGTGGCGGATGTGGTGCAGACCCCAGGGGAAACCCGCGATCGTTTGCTGGCCAATTCCTACATCCCGCGCCCGGAAATCGAC from Pseudomonas synxantha harbors:
- a CDS encoding acyl-CoA dehydrogenase; its protein translation is MLIWLLVGFAAAIALAYRQAAATLWLGAGLIWLAVGYLFNAVAGLGTAVAAVLVVLPALLLSIKPLRRALLTSRALGLFRTIMPAMSDTERAAIESGTVWWDAELFSGKPNWQRLLQAAPASLSAEEQAFLDNEVENLCDIANDWETTQVWQDMSPECWQYTKDAGFLGMIIPKQYGGKGFSHYAHSQVVMKLSTRCSAAAISVMVPNSLGPAELLLHYGTDAQRNYYLPRLARGEDIPCFALTSPYAGSDAGAIPDLGIVCKGSHEGEQVLGFKVTWDKRYITLGPIATVLGLAFRAEDPDGLLGAPGSLGITCALIPTSHPGVNSGRRHWPLNAVFQNGPTTGKDVFIPLEWVIGGREQIGNGWRMLMECLAAGRAISLPSANVGLGKVAVRGTTAYAAMRKQFGLPIGKFEGVQAPLARMAGHLYACDAVRKVSVASLDAGEKPSVISAIAKYHVTERARIIVNDGMDIVAGKGICMGPNNFLARAYQQSPIAITVEGANIMTRCLIIFGQGLIRCHPYVFREMEAARNPDRRKALEDFDSAMFGHVSFVLANTVRAAVHALTGGRLISAPAKTDPALASYYRQANRLSVVLALISDISMGVLGGALKRKESITGRLGDILSQLYILSCVLKRFEDDGQPQADLPLVHWAAQDALLRAHEALAEVLDNYPSKPAAAVMRGLSFPLGIPLRKPSDRLLAQVADVVQTPGETRDRLLANSYIPRPEIDKLAYGELGFRLLPQVELIEARLKPAIKQGLLEPLPISAMAFTVWRVKARALDLISDDEDTLLARYVEYADHGIQVDDFPQDFGLLEALQQRKQALEPTAKRRSNQSENAPVN